One Argentina anserina chromosome 6, drPotAnse1.1, whole genome shotgun sequence genomic window, ACGCTGCAGCTGCTACTTGTTCACATTTGTATTATATATGGCGACGGTGACTAATTAAGGTCGACATTTCCAATTCATAAGCATGTAAAATTAGGTTTTCGCAATGTTTCCGTACTCCTATGGTTAGATTGTTATTCTAGTTCATTATCCTCTAGTTAGAAATAGAGTGTTCTATTTCGCTTTGATCTCTCATGAACTTGGCAGTTGCTTTTGCATAGATGCTTGCAAGAATAATTCAGAGTTGTTGCGTCAAACTACTATCCTCAAAAGGAGATTCCTTACCTACTGACATGATGGGATTACAAGTTTCTGTCAATACTAGACTTGCAGTTAAGGAATCTCATTCCCTTGCACTCAAAAAGTATACAAAAGTATACAAATCATCTCAATGATCTCATCACATATTTAGGTGGGGTGTCATCTCAAATGTAACATCAAATATCACAGTATGATTCCAGCCAAAATATGACGCACCTCACCAATAACCATCATTGTCTCATTTTATTTCAAAGCAATTGTTTCTGGCTGAGATTTTATTCCAAAGCAATTGGTTTTAGGTTTTTGGTCTTAGGATGGGCAGGGTAGAACATCACAGGGCAAGATGATGTCTTCGAACCAAAAATTAGGCAAAAAGCTAGGACAATGAGAAGGTCTAAGATATCCAAAATACTTTGGTAGTTTTGTTAGAGGTACTGCCCTCCCATCTGAAGGTATGAACTTTGATTAATTTACTTTCTAGGAAAGAAAAGTAAATTCACACCAGCAGTATAAACACAACTGCTAAAACTCGATACAGGATTAGAAGTTTCATAAAACCATTCTGCATTATCTGACAAATGAGTAGGGGTCGACATTTGCTCGCTCCCCATAATATCAATCGCTTCTACGGTACTACCCATGTCCTAGTCATTTTGTACAAACTCAATGAATATGAGCTGATTTTGCCATCAAAGCAGAAAGATGTTCCCCAAGAGTTGATGCAGAGCTCTCCTCTCCCAGACTTAAGCCGGCACATTTCGACAATATCTCCTATAAATGATCCCAACAGCAAATATGAATCAGATAGTTAGTTCTGTAACTTTGTACTGACGATGGCAATGACAGAAACCGATTCtcaattttgaacaagattgaTGAATTATTCATCACAGAAGCTGAATAAAATtgttcagtttgaaagaggaGAGCTTAGTAGCATTGTTCAGTGGTAAGTTCTATAGTGGAGATTCAGCATCTTATCTGGGCAAACAAGCGAAACCATTGGTTTAAAAAGCAAGCTGTTCTTTAGTTACCATGTTACAGTGATCActgctagaaaaaaaaaaaaaaagggtcgGTGACACCTTTCTTTTGATCAGTTATTATGGTTTTTAAAATTTCTACTGCCATTTTAGAGGTTGTAAAGCTTGAATGGCaataaatgagaaatgaatagCAAAATGTCAATTATATGAGCAGTACGCCggctataaaaaaaaaaccatgtcCCTTAACAACTGTGGCAACGGAATTCTAGGAGGTTGTTCACACCTGATAATCCAGTTGACTGGAGCTCTGAGCCTGTAGCTTCTCAACCAATTTAAGTGCATTCATATCTAGCAACTGACAATGCAAAACCTGCATTAGAATTTAGAATAAGCACACGATGGCAACAAAATCACAACCGAATATCAGAGCCGTGAAGGCTGTCCTGTTAGTTCCTGTGGTGCTTTAGTCTTGTATCATTATTAGAAACATATACCAAAATCCAAATAGTTAAACAAATTATCTGTTATAGGGGTTTGAATCACGAAGACAAAACAGAGTTAACCCACACTAGAAACCAAAACGACTGGTTGGAGGTGGTGGGGGTAAACCTGTAATAATTTTATCACGGATGTCGGATCTAGATAGTGGCcagctttttctttttcctgcaTCATGCACCAGTTTACCTGTAGAATAAAGGGAAAACCATCACATATACTTTATCCAGTAAACATTATTAAACCCAAAGGattgaacaaaagaaaaaccttCTCAATATAGCCCGTCAGTGAGTCATAAGCCACCCATTGAGAAGATAAATGGGAGTAGAAAGCAGCACTTTCATCAAGCATTGCCTGGACAAAGTTTTCATAGTACGGAAGCGATCTGTTTTTGCTAATTtccataaagatactcaggacATCTTGCAGCAGTTTTGGATCAATCTGCTTCCCATAACGCTCTTCATTAATCTGTACCAAATATAAGTTAGATACATCTCCAAACATAAGGCTCAAGTTATTAAACCATTTAAAGCAAATAAACAAACCAATGACATTGTTGCTGCCTGTATTCTACCATGCAACACGTTGAAGACCTGTAAGAAAAATAGAATTATTTCTAGCATCCATTCAGTTCAAATAAGACTACAGAAAAGAGCAG contains:
- the LOC126799409 gene encoding cullin-1-like; the protein is MQFIQLDEGLAIIDEAFRKARKIVEGYPETKFTTDEYMKFHACVYTLCYKPGDGNKVLLHEKFKGNLEETINSTVLPSLAAKENEALLREFVLMWSNYKLMVKWLCRFFEYLDRYYSSFCSGVSLGETSIDCFRSLVFNVLHGRIQAATMSLINEERYGKQIDPKLLQDVLSIFMEISKNRSLPYYENFVQAMLDESAAFYSHLSSQWVAYDSLTGYIEKVNWCMMQEKEKAGHYLDPTSVIKLLQVLHCQLLDMNALKLVEKLQAQSSSQLDYQEILSKCAGLSLGEESSASTLGEHLSALMAKSAHIH